A window of the Brassica napus cultivar Da-Ae chromosome C5, Da-Ae, whole genome shotgun sequence genome harbors these coding sequences:
- the LOC125587427 gene encoding LOB domain-containing protein 1-like: MASFMMSAGSPHFVYNSIYTTYLPKSTSPSKQLIMLDMESKCDASAAIISASPTSSPPPPQLSPRLVLSPCAACKILRRRCGDKCVLAPYFPPTEPAKFTIAHRVFGASNIIKLLQELPESQRTDAVNSMVYEAGARIRDPIYGCAGVIYNLQRQVSELQAQLAKAQVEIVSMQLQRSNLLELIHNMDQPNEELHNMSFDSFFGNCDEFISSPDEESNDFGLPEDIKYTNTIPSTLWCDPLWI, translated from the exons ATGGCGTCATTTATGATGTCAGCCGGGTCACCTCACTTTGTCTATAATTCTATATATACCACATATCTACCAAAAAGCACTTCACCCTCAAAACAATTGATAATGCTTGATATGGAGAGTAAGTGTGACGCTTCTGCCGCTATCATCTCTGCTTCTCCAacctcttctcctcctccaccacaGCTTTCACCACGTTTGGTGCTTAGCCCATGCGCTGCTTGCAAAATCTTGAGGCGGCGTTGCGGAGATAAATGCGTTTTGGCTCCCTACTTCCCTCCAACGGAGCCAGCCAAGTTCACTATCGCCCACCGTGTGTTTGGAGCCAGCAACATCATTAAGCTCTTGCAG GAACTTCCCGAATCACAAAGAACTGATGCGGTGAACAGTATGGTGTACGAAGCTGGAGCTAGAATCAGAGACCCAATATATGGATGTGCGGGTGTCATATACAatctacaaagacaagtgaGTGAACTCCAAGCACAGCTAGCAAAAGCTCAAGTGGAGATAGTGAGTATGCAGTTACAAAGATCAAATCTACTAGAATTGATTCACAACATGGACCAACCAAACGAAGAGCTACACAATATGTCCTTTGATAGTTTCTTTGGAAATTGTGATGAGTTCATTAGCAGCCCGGACGAAGAGAGCAATGATTTTGGATTACCTGAAGACATCAAGTACACCAACACCATTCCATCAACGTTGTGGTGTGATCCTCTTTGGATATga